GGCATTTCTTGAAATACAACTGTTTAAGCAAGCAGGAGTAATTTCAAAATTCTTATTTTTTAAAATTCGATCTTTATATAAATTAACGAAATCTCCTACAAAAACAAATTCTCCTTTATCTGAAATCTCTTCCAAAAGCTCATCAATAGTTAAAAGTGCAGGAGCAACTATATTTGTATTATTTATCCCTTCATAAACTCCGTAATAAACTCTTTCTCCTCTAGCATCAATTAAAGGAATTTTCTTTTTATCTGAATACACTCCAAAAGAAAGAGCTTCTAATGTATTTACAGCAACTATCGGCTTATTTAAAGCCATTGCTAAAGCCTTTACTACCGTAACCCCTATTCTTATTCCTGTAAAAGACCCCGGACCAGTAACTGCAACAAACAAATCTATCTCTTCTATATCAATATTTAATTTTTTAAGCATTTCATCAACCATAACAAGCAAAATCTCATTATGGCTCATACTTTGATTAATACTATAATCTCCAACAATATTATTATCCTCCATAACAGCACAAGAACTATGAGTTGTTGAAGTATCTATCGCTAAAATTTTCATTCTAATTCCTCTATAATTTCTATTTCTCTTTTATTATTTCCATTAATTACAATCTTTCTTGAATTTTCGGAAATTTTTAAAATCTCAAGTTCAATTAAATTTTTAGGTAATAAATAATCGGCGTTTTCAGCCCATTCTATTATTGTTATACCATCAGGATAAAAGTAGTTTTCATAATCTATTTGATAAAGTTCTTCCGGAGAGTCGATTCTATATAAGTCCATATGATTAAACTCAAACTTCCCAGAATATAAATTAACTAAATTAAAAGTTGGAGAGGTAATATCTTCATCAATTCCCAAATTTTTCCCTAAAAATTTAGTAAAAGTTGTTTTCCCAGCTCCAAGATCTCCAATTAAAGAAATCACGTCGCCATTTTTTAAAGTTTTCGAAAATCTTTTAGAAAAGTTATCACATTCTTCTAAAGAATTTAAAATAATCTCTAACAAATTTTCCCTCCTAATTTCAAATTATAAATTATATTTAATTAAATCATAATCTCTTTTTGATAATTAAATTTTGTTATTATGATGAAATAATTATGGCTTTATCATAAGGCATAAAGCTATAATTATTATATCATAAAAAGTATTTTTATAACAGTAAAAAACAGAAAAAGGAGACTTACAAGTCTGTTAGGATACAATTTATCTTATTCAAAATTACCTATGCATTAATATTTTCTATACAAAAAGAACTATGCTTAAACACATAGTTCTAAAATATTTTATATTATTGACTAAACGATAATAACATCTTCAAATCCATTTTGAAGAGCTATTTCTTTTAATTCTTCCATTTCATCATCTGTTGGAGCAGAAAACATACTGTATTCTTCTCTAACCCCATATTTTCTGTATTTTATAATTTTATATCTAATTTTATGTCCCATTTTTATGTATTTGGAAAGCATCTTTGTAATTTTATCAACTGTAGTTCTATTGTCCATTCCGGCAATTGTTACAGTCCTTATCTCAAAAAGTTTATTTATACTTGCAAGATAATCAGCATTTTCTAAAACTACATCAACCTTACTTTTAGTTATAAAAAGATGTTCTTCACTGTCAAAAGCCTTTATATCAAGCATAAAAGCATCAGAAGCTTCTACAAAATCAGGAAGTTTTTTTAAAGGAATACCGCCATTTGTATCGACAAAGCAAGTAAGTCCAAGTTTTCTAACCTCTTTAAAAAGAGAAGTTAAAAAAGTATGTTGCAGAGTACATTCTCCTCCACTGACTGTAATTCCTCTAATAAAAGGCATATTCTTTTTTATTCTTTCGACTGTTTCTTCAACTGTCCAATTGTATATCTTCGGACTTG
Above is a genomic segment from Parvimonas micra containing:
- a CDS encoding YjjW family glycine radical enzyme activase; the protein is MSNKGIINKIIDMSVVDGPGNRTSIFLQGCNFNCFYCHNPETIKHCINCMECIPSCPTKSLTNVNGKIVWNDKTCINCDECIRVCKHLSSPKIYNWTVEETVERIKKNMPFIRGITVSGGECTLQHTFLTSLFKEVRKLGLTCFVDTNGGIPLKKLPDFVEASDAFMLDIKAFDSEEHLFITKSKVDVVLENADYLASINKLFEIRTVTIAGMDNRTTVDKITKMLSKYIKMGHKIRYKIIKYRKYGVREEYSMFSAPTDDEMEELKEIALQNGFEDVIIV
- the tsaB gene encoding tRNA (adenosine(37)-N6)-threonylcarbamoyltransferase complex dimerization subunit type 1 TsaB — its product is MKILAIDTSTTHSSCAVMEDNNIVGDYSINQSMSHNEILLVMVDEMLKKLNIDIEEIDLFVAVTGPGSFTGIRIGVTVVKALAMALNKPIVAVNTLEALSFGVYSDKKKIPLIDARGERVYYGVYEGINNTNIVAPALLTIDELLEEISDKGEFVFVGDFVNLYKDRILKNKNFEITPACLNSCISRNACVIGKHKFESGDISDCFNLSPEYVRLSQAQRDMENKGK
- the tsaE gene encoding tRNA (adenosine(37)-N6)-threonylcarbamoyltransferase complex ATPase subunit type 1 TsaE → MLEIILNSLEECDNFSKRFSKTLKNGDVISLIGDLGAGKTTFTKFLGKNLGIDEDITSPTFNLVNLYSGKFEFNHMDLYRIDSPEELYQIDYENYFYPDGITIIEWAENADYLLPKNLIELEILKISENSRKIVINGNNKREIEIIEELE